Proteins from a single region of Candidatus Micrarchaeum acidiphilum ARMAN-2:
- a CDS encoding glycyl-tRNA synthetase, whose product MDGMKKQDLDALVNLCSRRGIVMPAFGIYGELSGFYDYGPIGVRIKHNIESAWRRRFIERMGNLEIESTIVGHEKVYDASGHLKTFTDPITTCSNCKAVYRTDKLLEAYFSKNGKKEEADKVKSYSAEKLSEELERLGLKCEKCGSTLKGVTTFNLMLSSKIGPLGLITGYLRPETAQGIFVNFKYLYRVYGMKLPGGIGQAGKVFRNEISPRQILIRLREFSQMELELFFDPERDSDSVNGIAVDWSSLETKINFISEKDQKGGEAKVSRMSIAECVSEGYIPNRLMGYAIAEEVVFLKELGFKEDEFRFRQLLKDELPHYSRGNVDLEVSIGNSWEEAAGNAYRTDFDLKSHQSMSNQDMSVVDMDKKVLPHVVEVSLGLDRLFWGLLHNSLYRDGKRDWDVLLLADDIAPYKYALFPLQKDDKIIAKSVEIGNLLKSKGIYPYYSASGSIGKRYAKADEVGIPMAITVDYDTLENGTVTIRKALDGSQTRVKFEDIR is encoded by the coding sequence ATGGATGGCATGAAAAAGCAGGACCTTGACGCATTGGTAAACCTGTGCTCTAGAAGGGGCATAGTCATGCCTGCTTTCGGGATATACGGAGAGCTTTCCGGCTTCTACGATTACGGGCCGATCGGCGTCAGGATAAAGCACAACATCGAATCCGCCTGGAGAAGGAGGTTCATAGAGCGGATGGGAAACCTTGAGATAGAGAGCACCATAGTGGGCCATGAAAAGGTCTATGATGCAAGCGGTCATTTGAAAACATTTACCGACCCGATAACGACCTGCTCCAACTGCAAGGCAGTATACAGGACAGACAAGCTCCTTGAGGCCTATTTTTCAAAAAACGGGAAGAAGGAGGAAGCCGACAAGGTAAAAAGCTACAGCGCCGAGAAGCTTTCGGAGGAGCTGGAACGATTAGGGCTGAAATGCGAAAAGTGCGGGAGCACGCTGAAGGGCGTGACGACATTCAACCTGATGCTGAGCTCAAAGATAGGCCCCCTTGGACTTATTACAGGATACCTCAGGCCTGAAACCGCGCAGGGAATATTCGTGAACTTCAAATACTTATACAGGGTCTACGGCATGAAGCTTCCGGGAGGGATAGGCCAGGCAGGGAAGGTCTTCAGGAATGAGATATCGCCCAGGCAGATACTAATAAGGCTCAGGGAGTTCTCGCAGATGGAACTCGAGCTGTTTTTTGATCCTGAAAGGGACTCGGATTCGGTGAACGGCATCGCAGTAGACTGGTCCTCTCTTGAGACCAAAATCAACTTTATATCAGAAAAGGACCAGAAGGGAGGCGAGGCAAAGGTGTCCAGGATGAGCATAGCAGAATGCGTAAGCGAGGGCTACATACCGAACAGGCTTATGGGATATGCGATTGCCGAGGAGGTCGTATTCCTGAAGGAGCTGGGCTTCAAGGAAGATGAATTCAGGTTCAGGCAGCTGCTCAAGGACGAGCTGCCGCACTATTCCAGGGGCAACGTGGATTTGGAGGTTTCAATAGGAAATTCCTGGGAGGAGGCTGCAGGGAACGCCTACCGCACGGATTTCGACTTGAAGAGCCATCAGAGCATGTCAAACCAGGACATGAGTGTGGTTGACATGGATAAGAAGGTGCTGCCGCATGTCGTTGAGGTGAGCCTTGGGCTTGACAGGCTTTTCTGGGGGCTTCTGCACAATTCGCTGTACAGGGACGGAAAAAGGGACTGGGACGTTTTGCTGCTCGCCGATGATATAGCGCCGTATAAATACGCACTTTTCCCGCTGCAGAAGGATGACAAGATCATTGCAAAGTCTGTTGAAATAGGCAACCTATTAAAATCTAAGGGAATATATCCATATTACAGCGCTTCAGGAAGCATTGGAAAGAGGTACGCCAAGGCAGACGAGGTAGGAATTCCGATGGCAATAACCGTCGATTACGACACGCTTGAGAACGGCACAGTTACAATAAGGAAGGCGCTTGACGGAAGCCAGACGCGGGTAAAGTTCGAGGACATAAGATAA
- a CDS encoding Translin, with translation MQAWHSSTCFFTASAEVWRAMAKKSDNSFDGAFIQGMSAYIEARQSRYDQIVIGSRMVIRHSAELITALHNSDYDKAEEIRLKLKDEAARLMKDDSGFEYNAMQAYQEYSEAMLFWGVKKKGRLPDYKEIGVSIEPYLLGLMDLVGELRREVTEALNGRDVRRAESYFELIKKIYDYTRPVRVSDAILPGFRRKQDVARIQVENAGLEILNYKTFSKLDK, from the coding sequence ATGCAGGCGTGGCACAGCAGTACCTGTTTTTTCACGGCATCAGCGGAGGTTTGGAGGGCAATGGCAAAAAAAAGTGACAATTCATTCGACGGCGCCTTTATACAGGGCATGAGCGCATACATAGAGGCCAGGCAGTCAAGGTACGACCAGATAGTGATCGGATCGCGCATGGTGATCAGGCATTCTGCTGAGCTGATAACAGCATTGCACAACTCCGATTACGACAAGGCTGAGGAAATCAGGCTTAAGCTCAAGGACGAGGCAGCCAGACTGATGAAGGATGACAGCGGATTCGAGTACAACGCAATGCAGGCGTACCAGGAGTATTCGGAAGCAATGCTGTTTTGGGGCGTGAAGAAAAAGGGCAGGCTACCGGACTACAAGGAGATAGGAGTGTCAATAGAACCGTATCTGCTTGGGCTTATGGACCTTGTAGGCGAGCTTAGGAGAGAGGTGACCGAGGCCCTGAACGGCAGGGATGTGCGCAGGGCGGAATCGTATTTTGAGCTTATAAAAAAGATCTACGATTACACCAGGCCTGTGAGGGTTTCTGACGCAATACTTCCGGGCTTCAGGAGAAAGCAGGATGTCGCCAGGATACAGGTCGAGAATGCAGGGCTCGAGATACTCAACTACAAGACCTTCTCAAAATTAGACAAATGA
- a CDS encoding Mn2+-dependent serine/threonine protein kinase, producing MAGIKGAAKIAEGSEADIYESRMLGAPAIIKYRRRKPYLISEIEDEIRVQRNKAEALNMNSALAAGVRVPKILLFTAHSIFMAKITGVQMARMAHENKNCKSAAKDSGKMLALLHAHGIAHGDYTPANIIVDDRGRAWVIDFGLSQRTNSEEDKAFDLLLFKRAVSRGCYEAFINSYSENYQAAKKILKRLSDIERRGRYQSRTIAQA from the coding sequence ATGGCCGGAATAAAGGGTGCTGCAAAGATTGCCGAAGGCTCGGAGGCCGACATATACGAGTCAAGAATGCTCGGCGCTCCGGCCATAATAAAATACCGGCGCAGGAAGCCCTATCTCATAAGCGAAATTGAAGACGAAATCCGCGTGCAAAGGAACAAAGCAGAGGCACTGAACATGAATTCGGCCCTTGCGGCAGGCGTCAGGGTCCCGAAGATACTGCTGTTTACCGCGCATTCAATATTCATGGCAAAAATAACCGGCGTTCAAATGGCACGCATGGCCCACGAGAATAAAAACTGCAAATCAGCAGCCAAAGACAGCGGAAAGATGCTGGCTCTTCTGCATGCCCACGGTATAGCGCACGGCGATTACACTCCCGCAAACATAATAGTGGACGACAGGGGCCGCGCGTGGGTCATAGACTTCGGGCTTTCCCAAAGGACCAATTCTGAAGAGGACAAGGCGTTCGACCTACTGCTATTCAAGCGTGCAGTCAGCCGCGGCTGCTATGAAGCGTTCATAAACTCGTACTCTGAAAACTATCAAGCAGCCAAGAAGATACTTAAAAGGCTGTCAGATATCGAACGCAGGGGCAGGTATCAGTCGCGCACCATAGCGCAGGCCTAG
- a CDS encoding DNA-directed RNA polymerase, producing the protein MYAIYHIRDSFKMPPESFDKDIAEVAADVLQARYEGKIDKDIGLIVAIFGIKDITDGTIYPGDPSTHHGVEYDALTYMPKVGEVVAGDVSEMVEFGAFVRMGPMDGLVHVSQIAGDFLSFDRKTQTFVSKKSGKTLKKGDSVYAKVSTVSIKSSVKDSKIALTMRSDGLGKPDWAELEAKRLRAEARGKSKNQKR; encoded by the coding sequence ATGTACGCTATATACCACATAAGGGATTCATTCAAAATGCCGCCGGAATCGTTCGACAAGGACATCGCAGAAGTCGCCGCCGACGTCCTGCAGGCCAGATACGAAGGCAAAATCGACAAGGACATAGGCCTGATAGTGGCAATCTTCGGCATAAAGGACATAACCGACGGGACAATATACCCTGGAGATCCATCGACGCACCACGGGGTCGAGTACGACGCTCTGACCTACATGCCAAAGGTCGGCGAGGTGGTGGCAGGAGATGTCAGCGAAATGGTGGAGTTCGGAGCTTTTGTCAGAATGGGCCCGATGGACGGCCTGGTGCACGTGTCACAGATTGCCGGCGACTTCCTGTCATTCGATAGGAAAACGCAGACGTTCGTATCAAAGAAGTCAGGCAAAACGCTGAAGAAGGGCGATTCGGTGTATGCAAAAGTGTCTACCGTAAGCATAAAGAGCTCGGTAAAGGATTCTAAGATAGCGCTTACAATGAGGTCTGACGGTCTCGGAAAGCCCGACTGGGCGGAGCTCGAGGCAAAAAGGCTCAGGGCGGAAGCCAGGGGCAAATCCAAAAATCAAAAAAGGTAA
- a CDS encoding glutamyl-tRNA synthetase class Ic has product MDETTLSAIRKYAVKNAHQYGKADASSVFSKVIAVVPDAKKDISGLRKAVQDAVNEVNAMSPAELQSSYESYAEEFSEEQKSKVEQTSKPKMVIEGAVEGSVVTRYPPEPGGYMHIGNAKQCILSDEFAKIYNGKIFLYWDDTNPEKCKQEYVEAMKSDLDWLGIKFSREYFASDYIETMYSKGEELILSGNAYACSCEEQKIKENRFNRVACEHRLLKPEESLKIFKGMIAGEYKEGSTVIRLMGDMASDNTAIRDPTLFRIKNAPHYRLGSKYSTWPTYHMNTPIIDSINGVTDVIRSKEYEIWDPVHKLILKALKIKEPRIHSEARLRIKGAVTQKRTLRDFISKGYIKSWDDPRLLTIAGMKRRGIQPGAIREFVLRFGMSKTDSTVGIDMLLSENRKIIDQMSKHLFFVGNLFAVQVTEGDFPTDVKLKIRPNDGSAMREYRVGKDFFIAGEDAKSLHPGSIISLKDLITLEVLSIDAQSKKMSAKKIAPDSGYGKIVQWVSSGNFMECIVEVPGEMINEEGEFNPDSLKMETGYVESYASRLGKGDIVQFERFGYCILDDPKSSTFIYISK; this is encoded by the coding sequence TTGGATGAAACCACCCTTTCCGCAATAAGGAAATATGCGGTAAAAAATGCGCACCAGTACGGCAAGGCGGATGCTTCTAGCGTTTTCAGCAAGGTCATAGCCGTAGTTCCAGACGCTAAAAAGGACATATCCGGGCTCAGGAAGGCGGTGCAGGACGCGGTAAACGAAGTCAACGCGATGTCGCCCGCTGAGCTCCAGAGCAGCTACGAAAGCTATGCAGAGGAATTCTCAGAGGAGCAGAAATCCAAGGTGGAGCAGACATCGAAGCCGAAAATGGTGATAGAGGGCGCCGTGGAAGGCAGCGTGGTTACAAGATATCCCCCGGAGCCCGGCGGATACATGCATATAGGCAACGCAAAGCAGTGCATACTAAGCGATGAATTCGCGAAAATATACAACGGCAAAATCTTCCTCTACTGGGACGATACGAACCCCGAGAAATGCAAGCAGGAATACGTCGAGGCTATGAAATCCGACCTTGACTGGCTCGGAATAAAATTTTCAAGAGAGTACTTCGCAAGCGATTATATAGAGACAATGTATTCAAAGGGCGAAGAGCTCATCCTATCCGGCAACGCATACGCGTGCTCCTGCGAAGAGCAAAAAATAAAGGAGAACAGGTTCAACAGGGTGGCGTGCGAGCACAGGCTGCTGAAACCTGAGGAAAGCCTCAAGATTTTCAAAGGCATGATTGCAGGGGAATACAAAGAAGGCAGCACAGTGATAAGGCTGATGGGCGATATGGCGTCTGACAACACCGCAATCAGGGATCCGACGCTGTTCAGGATAAAGAATGCCCCGCACTACAGGCTCGGCTCAAAATATTCTACCTGGCCTACGTACCACATGAATACTCCGATAATAGATTCCATAAACGGCGTTACCGATGTCATAAGAAGCAAGGAATACGAGATATGGGACCCAGTGCACAAGCTCATACTGAAGGCGCTGAAGATAAAAGAGCCGAGGATACACTCCGAAGCCAGGCTTAGGATAAAGGGTGCAGTGACCCAGAAGAGGACTTTGCGGGACTTTATATCCAAAGGCTACATAAAAAGCTGGGACGACCCGAGGCTGCTCACAATTGCAGGGATGAAAAGGCGCGGAATCCAGCCTGGGGCCATACGCGAATTCGTGCTGCGCTTCGGCATGAGCAAGACCGACAGCACCGTAGGCATAGACATGCTGCTTTCAGAAAACAGGAAAATAATAGACCAGATGTCTAAGCACCTGTTCTTCGTGGGCAATCTGTTTGCGGTGCAGGTGACTGAAGGGGACTTTCCAACAGACGTGAAACTTAAGATAAGGCCTAACGACGGCTCCGCAATGCGCGAGTACCGAGTAGGAAAGGACTTTTTCATAGCCGGAGAAGATGCAAAGAGCCTTCATCCCGGGAGCATAATAAGCCTGAAGGATTTGATAACCCTCGAAGTGCTGTCAATAGATGCGCAATCTAAAAAGATGTCAGCAAAGAAGATTGCGCCTGACTCCGGATATGGAAAAATAGTTCAGTGGGTTTCAAGCGGCAACTTCATGGAATGCATCGTTGAAGTGCCGGGCGAGATGATAAATGAGGAAGGAGAGTTCAATCCGGATAGCCTAAAGATGGAAACCGGATACGTTGAAAGCTACGCTTCAAGGCTGGGCAAGGGCGACATAGTGCAGTTCGAAAGGTTCGGATACTGCATACTCGACGACCCAAAGAGCAGCACTTTCATATACATATCAAAGTAG
- a CDS encoding peptidylprolyl isomerase, FKBP-type yields the protein MPFKDGDFLEIEYTARNVADKALIATTDESIAKKEEAYSKDISYGPVLVVLGANAVVKGLERELKNAEVGKELKFTLKPEDAFGNRSEDLVRVVPLSEFRSQNINPYPGMRINMDSTIATVKSVGSGRVVVDANHPDAGKEIDYTVKVIRLLEKDEDKISALGRTYSIKPTKITKAGGVADIYFDSTVKKNSDYFINKASMVAAAFTYLKDIEKINVHEEYDRKSATAPESVHEEQEDESEPGSEGSEGENADAGKE from the coding sequence ATGCCATTCAAAGATGGAGATTTTTTAGAGATAGAGTATACTGCCAGGAATGTGGCTGACAAGGCGCTTATTGCGACCACGGACGAGAGCATAGCAAAGAAGGAGGAAGCTTATAGCAAGGACATATCCTACGGGCCTGTCCTTGTTGTGCTGGGCGCCAATGCTGTGGTAAAGGGTCTGGAAAGGGAGCTGAAGAACGCCGAGGTAGGCAAAGAGCTGAAGTTTACGCTTAAGCCGGAAGACGCATTTGGAAACAGGAGCGAGGATCTGGTGCGCGTTGTGCCCCTTTCCGAGTTCAGGTCGCAGAATATAAACCCGTATCCGGGAATGCGCATAAACATGGACAGCACAATAGCGACTGTCAAAAGCGTAGGATCCGGCAGGGTGGTGGTCGACGCCAACCATCCAGACGCTGGCAAGGAGATAGATTATACAGTCAAAGTCATAAGGCTATTGGAAAAGGATGAAGACAAGATCTCTGCGCTTGGAAGGACCTACAGCATAAAGCCAACCAAGATAACCAAGGCTGGCGGGGTTGCTGACATATATTTTGACAGCACTGTGAAAAAGAATTCAGACTACTTCATAAACAAGGCCAGCATGGTGGCCGCGGCCTTTACATACCTGAAGGACATAGAGAAGATAAACGTCCACGAGGAGTATGACAGGAAGTCTGCGACTGCGCCTGAATCAGTACATGAAGAGCAGGAAGACGAATCCGAGCCTGGCAGCGAAGGATCAGAGGGCGAAAACGCAGACGCAGGCAAGGAGTAG
- a CDS encoding DNA-directed RNA polymerase subunit E, RpoE2, producing MEGLACKKCKIIISHGSKCPLCGSTELTNKWSGYIIVFNPENSEVAKKLGIKISSTYALNIK from the coding sequence ATGGAAGGACTAGCATGCAAGAAATGCAAAATAATAATAAGCCACGGCAGCAAGTGCCCGCTCTGCGGCTCTACAGAGCTGACCAACAAGTGGAGCGGATACATAATAGTGTTCAACCCTGAAAATTCAGAGGTTGCAAAAAAGCTCGGAATAAAAATAAGCAGCACATATGCGCTCAACATAAAGTAA
- a CDS encoding nucleotide binding protein: MQVKGAGTSMENEIIIDTSSILFAVKFGRDAFDAAAALGGPSHIAMPTGVIDELRGISGGRGSKAICARTALKMLRIKNVKLYKSVEKVDDWIYHHAMENPGCTVITNDTELFKRLKGIHSKVFKISKNGSIR; the protein is encoded by the coding sequence ATGCAGGTCAAAGGCGCGGGCACAAGCATGGAAAACGAAATCATAATAGATACGAGCTCAATACTTTTTGCTGTGAAGTTCGGCAGGGACGCATTCGATGCGGCAGCGGCACTGGGAGGCCCGTCGCATATCGCCATGCCTACTGGGGTGATAGACGAGCTGCGCGGCATTTCCGGCGGCAGGGGCTCCAAGGCCATTTGCGCAAGGACCGCATTAAAAATGCTAAGGATTAAAAATGTTAAACTTTATAAGTCTGTTGAAAAGGTAGACGACTGGATATACCACCATGCCATGGAGAATCCAGGCTGCACGGTAATTACCAACGACACCGAGCTATTTAAAAGGCTTAAGGGCATACACTCGAAGGTCTTCAAGATTTCGAAAAATGGAAGCATACGATAG
- a CDS encoding Pre-mRNA processing ribonucleoprotein, binding domain protein has protein sequence MLLSDRQNISQERIGALIKEKDKAESIYRKASSTMGRELSGDEKEPVVNFARLCMETEKSIAALDAYIQTASNRLMPNLTYLTDDKIAAEMLSKAGSLERLALMPSSTIQLLGAEKALFKHIKFGSKPPKYGILFKLPSISSAKKQIRGKMARAYAAKIAIALKADYFSKNFIADKLKKDLQESIRRMNENSVGKSQKKFTKVNK, from the coding sequence TTGCTGCTAAGCGACAGGCAGAACATAAGCCAGGAGCGCATAGGCGCGTTGATAAAGGAGAAGGACAAGGCAGAGAGCATATACCGGAAGGCATCGTCCACCATGGGCAGGGAGCTCTCAGGAGACGAAAAGGAGCCTGTGGTGAATTTCGCCAGGCTGTGCATGGAAACCGAGAAGTCAATCGCTGCACTCGACGCCTACATACAGACTGCGTCAAACCGCCTGATGCCGAACCTGACGTATCTGACCGACGATAAGATCGCAGCGGAAATGCTGAGCAAGGCGGGCTCGCTTGAAAGGCTGGCCCTGATGCCGTCCAGCACCATCCAGCTGCTAGGTGCCGAGAAGGCGCTCTTCAAGCACATAAAGTTCGGGAGCAAACCGCCAAAATACGGCATACTGTTCAAGCTTCCAAGCATATCCTCTGCAAAGAAGCAGATACGTGGCAAAATGGCCCGCGCATACGCCGCAAAAATAGCAATAGCGCTCAAGGCCGATTACTTTTCGAAGAACTTTATAGCGGACAAGCTGAAGAAGGATCTTCAGGAATCTATCCGCAGGATGAACGAAAATTCCGTCGGAAAAAGCCAAAAGAAATTTACCAAAGTAAATAAATGA
- a CDS encoding CoA-binding domain protein produces MDMDDEETTEKYILENFKVIAVVGCSRNVGKPSHDVPEYLQQHGYRIIPVNPFADEILGEKAYKSLLDLSGSKIDVVDVFRPAGEALQIARDAVAIGAKALWLQEGIISEDAQKFAAAHGLRFVMNRCMMKEHYRLIDKV; encoded by the coding sequence ATGGACATGGACGATGAGGAGACAACCGAAAAGTACATTCTTGAGAATTTCAAGGTGATAGCAGTTGTGGGGTGCTCCAGAAATGTCGGAAAGCCGAGCCACGACGTGCCCGAATACCTTCAGCAGCACGGATACAGGATAATTCCGGTGAATCCTTTTGCTGACGAGATACTTGGGGAAAAGGCCTACAAAAGCCTGCTTGACCTGTCTGGCTCAAAGATAGACGTTGTCGATGTTTTCAGGCCTGCGGGCGAAGCTCTGCAGATCGCGCGCGACGCAGTTGCCATAGGGGCCAAGGCGCTGTGGCTCCAGGAGGGCATAATCAGCGAGGATGCACAGAAATTCGCTGCCGCACACGGGCTCAGATTCGTGATGAACAGGTGCATGATGAAGGAGCACTACAGGCTCATTGACAAGGTCTAG
- a CDS encoding translation initiation factor SUI1: MTDICPNCGLPKEICVCNVLEKEGEEKIKVYTKKAKFDKIMTVVEGITSDEIENTTKELKRSLACGGTYKNTIIELQGNHKNKIKKALIGLGYKESNIDVAS; the protein is encoded by the coding sequence ATGACAGACATATGTCCAAACTGCGGTCTTCCTAAGGAAATATGTGTTTGCAACGTGCTTGAGAAAGAGGGCGAAGAAAAGATAAAGGTCTATACGAAGAAGGCGAAATTCGACAAGATCATGACCGTCGTCGAAGGCATAACCTCTGACGAAATAGAGAATACCACCAAGGAGCTCAAGCGCAGCCTCGCATGCGGAGGAACCTACAAAAACACAATAATAGAGCTGCAGGGCAACCATAAGAATAAGATAAAGAAGGCGCTGATAGGGCTCGGCTACAAGGAGTCTAACATAGACGTAGCCTCGTGA
- a CDS encoding metalloendopeptidase, glycoprotease family: MAVIGIESSAHTFGVGIVEKGKILANEKMMYPISDKGIIPAKVAEYHAKNASAVIRRALSVAHAALEDIEAVGYTKGPGLGPCLEIGMLAAKTLHEKLGIPIYPINHAVGHIEITKHLSGFADPIVLYVSGGNSQILSLAGGHYHVHGETLDIGVGNMLDNFARAAGMKPAWGSTVAKFATGGKYVRLPYTVKGMDFTFTGLLTAAIKTLPSSSIADVSFSIQETAFSMLVEATERALLLSGKDSVILCGGVAQSLRLREMLATMSASHKKRFYVADNQFNADNGAMIAYVAEKMDESGYAPARSDLTINQKFRIEKAGVPWPE; this comes from the coding sequence ATGGCGGTAATCGGCATAGAGAGCAGCGCTCACACTTTCGGCGTAGGGATAGTAGAAAAGGGAAAAATACTGGCAAACGAGAAAATGATGTACCCTATCTCCGACAAAGGGATAATACCTGCCAAGGTGGCAGAATACCATGCAAAAAATGCAAGCGCGGTAATACGCCGAGCCCTATCGGTCGCACATGCGGCCTTAGAAGATATAGAAGCGGTGGGCTATACAAAAGGCCCCGGGCTCGGGCCGTGCCTTGAAATAGGCATGCTCGCCGCAAAAACGCTGCATGAAAAACTCGGCATTCCAATTTACCCGATAAACCATGCCGTAGGTCACATAGAGATAACAAAGCACCTTTCCGGCTTTGCGGATCCTATTGTCCTATATGTTAGCGGCGGCAACTCCCAGATACTGTCGCTTGCTGGCGGGCACTACCATGTGCACGGGGAAACCTTAGACATCGGCGTAGGCAACATGCTTGACAATTTTGCAAGGGCAGCCGGAATGAAGCCCGCATGGGGTTCAACCGTGGCAAAATTCGCAACCGGCGGAAAATATGTAAGGCTGCCATACACAGTAAAGGGAATGGACTTTACTTTTACAGGCCTGCTGACTGCGGCCATAAAGACGCTGCCCTCCAGCAGCATAGCCGATGTTTCATTTTCCATACAGGAAACCGCATTTTCCATGCTTGTAGAGGCAACTGAAAGGGCGCTTCTCCTGAGCGGAAAGGACTCTGTCATACTATGCGGCGGCGTCGCGCAGAGCCTCCGCCTGAGGGAGATGCTGGCAACAATGTCCGCATCGCACAAAAAGCGTTTCTATGTCGCAGACAACCAGTTCAACGCTGACAACGGCGCCATGATTGCGTATGTTGCAGAAAAGATGGACGAGTCCGGATACGCGCCGGCGCGCTCCGATTTGACAATAAACCAAAAATTCAGAATAGAAAAGGCGGGTGTTCCATGGCCGGAATAA
- a CDS encoding Non-specific serine/threonine protein kinase, translating to MPDIKFEKLWDGVYRIDGRLATENIARGERVYGEELVDYNGSEYRLWNPYRSKLAAAIVNGLKTLNIKRGSDVLYVGAATGTTASHVSDMVGEDGTVYCIELSERNMRQLVKVCEKRPNMLPILGDARYPEKYSDVVEGCDVLYQDVSAREQAHILNQNERFLKAGGTAYFVIKSQSVDVGRSPGEVFKQELNNVNKDLRLVEKVGIEPFDRLHMFSVFVKD from the coding sequence TTGCCTGACATCAAATTCGAGAAACTGTGGGACGGGGTTTACAGGATTGACGGCAGGCTTGCAACTGAGAACATAGCGCGCGGGGAAAGGGTATACGGAGAGGAGCTGGTGGACTACAACGGCAGCGAGTACAGGCTTTGGAACCCGTACAGGAGCAAGCTGGCGGCCGCAATAGTAAATGGCCTTAAGACGCTGAATATCAAGCGCGGGTCTGACGTCCTTTACGTGGGCGCGGCTACCGGAACCACGGCAAGCCATGTGAGCGACATGGTGGGCGAAGATGGGACAGTTTACTGCATAGAGCTTTCTGAGCGCAACATGAGGCAGCTCGTGAAGGTGTGCGAAAAGAGGCCCAACATGCTGCCGATACTTGGGGATGCCAGGTATCCAGAAAAGTACTCGGACGTTGTGGAGGGGTGCGACGTCCTCTACCAGGACGTATCTGCAAGGGAGCAGGCGCACATACTCAACCAGAACGAGAGATTCCTGAAGGCCGGGGGAACTGCCTATTTTGTGATAAAATCACAAAGCGTAGACGTTGGAAGGAGCCCCGGAGAGGTGTTTAAGCAAGAATTAAATAATGTTAATAAAGATTTAAGACTTGTAGAAAAGGTAGGGATAGAACCTTTTGACAGGTTGCACATGTTTAGCGTATTTGTAAAGGATTGA
- a CDS encoding 3-Methyladenine DNA glycosylase, whose protein sequence is MHINYDSIGYREIGVKHFDLGFTIRSAQPLTFYADYDRVSRTLVYPSDGKIINLRELESGRGRRIGIASKSIDYAVYDVKRRFRLGDRLSSIYGAISTDATMEGLIQNFSGMRITLNDPWETTMCYILSQYNNIPRIRGITKRMIARFGSDIFGDHDSVVGKAFPKSHEIAAASEKSIVECGAGFRAKYLVEAADYCTNNIDMARLGKLDYPELKDELLQIKGVGDKVADCIALFGYGKLEAFPVDVWIKRIVERLYFRGRKKSIKEIHRFAEDKWGRYAGVAQQYLFFHGISGGLEGNGKKK, encoded by the coding sequence ATGCACATCAACTACGACTCAATAGGCTACAGGGAGATAGGGGTAAAGCACTTTGACCTCGGGTTTACCATACGAAGCGCACAGCCGCTTACCTTCTACGCAGACTATGACCGCGTAAGCAGGACGCTTGTGTACCCTTCTGACGGGAAGATAATAAACTTGCGGGAGCTTGAGTCAGGCAGGGGCCGAAGGATTGGCATCGCAAGCAAATCGATAGACTACGCGGTCTACGACGTCAAAAGAAGATTCAGGCTAGGCGACAGGCTGTCTAGCATATATGGCGCAATATCTACAGACGCGACCATGGAAGGACTGATACAGAACTTTAGTGGCATGCGCATAACTTTGAACGACCCGTGGGAGACCACCATGTGCTACATACTTTCGCAGTACAACAACATACCCAGGATACGCGGCATAACAAAGCGCATGATAGCCAGATTCGGCAGCGATATTTTTGGCGATCACGACAGTGTTGTGGGAAAAGCGTTCCCGAAAAGCCATGAGATTGCAGCTGCAAGCGAAAAGAGCATAGTCGAATGCGGAGCCGGATTCAGGGCCAAGTACCTTGTCGAAGCGGCAGACTACTGCACAAATAACATAGACATGGCCAGGCTCGGAAAGCTGGACTATCCAGAGCTCAAGGACGAGCTTCTCCAGATAAAGGGCGTAGGTGACAAGGTTGCGGACTGCATAGCCCTGTTTGGATATGGAAAGCTTGAGGCGTTCCCGGTAGATGTATGGATAAAGAGGATAGTCGAAAGGCTTTATTTCAGGGGCAGAAAAAAGAGCATTAAGGAAATACACAGGTTCGCAGAGGACAAGTGGGGCAGGTATGCAGGCGTGGCACAGCAGTACCTGTTTTTTCACGGCATCAGCGGAGGTTTGGAGGGCAATGGCAAAAAAAAGTGA